A genome region from Candidatus Ozemobacteraceae bacterium includes the following:
- a CDS encoding MerR family transcriptional regulator has product MDKRYSIGEVAEMTGVPRRTIRFYVQQGLLAPPCGAGRGHFYTDEHIKRLAEIRALQEGGLALRDIAARLSEGKGETAVRDAAVPLMAAEPWMRFLMAPGCEIHLQAGVCRMTASRYERLQHAIRSIFPELDRSTRNT; this is encoded by the coding sequence ATGGATAAACGGTATTCGATCGGCGAAGTTGCAGAGATGACAGGGGTCCCGCGCCGCACCATCCGCTTTTACGTGCAGCAGGGGCTCCTCGCTCCCCCCTGCGGGGCAGGCCGGGGGCATTTCTATACCGATGAACATATAAAACGCCTCGCCGAGATTCGCGCCCTTCAGGAAGGGGGCCTTGCCCTGAGAGATATCGCGGCCCGCCTCTCCGAAGGGAAGGGGGAAACCGCGGTTCGCGACGCCGCCGTGCCGCTGATGGCCGCCGAGCCCTGGATGCGCTTCCTCATGGCGCCGGGGTGCGAAATTCACCTGCAGGCCGGTGTCTGCCGCATGACGGCATCGAGATACGAGCGTCTGCAGCACGCCATCCGGAGCATCTTTCCGGAACTCGACCGTTCTACGCGGAACACGTGA
- a CDS encoding putative Ig domain-containing protein, which produces MGIRGRGMSRIVFFLAALLAAMTFHGCGGGGSSSRLASVQISGLSADGSADGSGLATEAIPLAAPAVASEPDPLRLYAPAAIHAAQNIYSYFKLEAVDGVPPYTFTASGLPEGFGLGTSTGFVGGTPVATGVATITFTVTDASGTAFSAFSVMTIVPGLSISCLTQMHFTFDQQVSTLFAVPLAGRAPYEFTVTGLPPGLDLRVDRNRLAYLMGAPDRLGSHSVTLFVKDADGAEAQADVVISVSRAGYWVETGVAYLRVGDTFNQLICQARGGSPLTGIYGTKTYEYAVSGLPPGIALVTYAEGAVDGSNQFGALVSGTATTVGNYVIDITAVDTTGAPVKGMGFIQVDPKKE; this is translated from the coding sequence ATGGGAATCCGGGGCCGGGGGATGTCGAGGATCGTCTTTTTTCTGGCGGCGCTTCTCGCCGCCATGACGTTTCATGGGTGCGGCGGTGGCGGCAGTTCGTCCCGACTCGCCTCGGTGCAGATATCCGGGCTTTCCGCCGACGGTTCCGCCGATGGCTCTGGTCTCGCGACGGAAGCCATCCCCCTGGCGGCGCCGGCCGTGGCAAGCGAACCCGACCCGCTGAGGCTGTATGCGCCGGCGGCGATTCACGCGGCGCAGAACATCTACTCGTATTTCAAGCTCGAAGCGGTCGACGGCGTTCCGCCCTACACGTTCACAGCATCGGGGCTTCCTGAAGGCTTCGGTCTGGGGACATCGACCGGCTTCGTCGGCGGCACGCCCGTCGCGACAGGCGTGGCGACGATCACGTTCACCGTCACGGACGCGTCCGGGACCGCTTTCTCGGCGTTTTCCGTCATGACGATCGTCCCGGGACTGTCGATTTCCTGCCTTACGCAGATGCACTTCACCTTCGATCAGCAGGTTTCGACCCTGTTCGCCGTTCCCCTCGCCGGCAGGGCCCCCTACGAGTTCACCGTGACGGGGCTTCCGCCCGGCCTCGACCTGCGGGTCGACCGCAACCGCCTCGCGTATCTCATGGGCGCTCCCGACCGACTCGGAAGTCACTCGGTCACGCTGTTCGTCAAGGATGCCGACGGCGCCGAGGCGCAGGCCGACGTCGTCATCTCGGTCAGCCGCGCCGGCTACTGGGTCGAAACGGGCGTCGCCTACCTGCGCGTCGGCGACACCTTCAACCAGCTGATCTGCCAGGCGCGGGGCGGCTCGCCCCTGACGGGCATCTACGGCACGAAGACCTACGAATACGCGGTCTCCGGCCTGCCGCCCGGCATCGCCCTCGTCACCTACGCCGAAGGGGCTGTCGACGGCAGCAACCAGTTTGGCGCGCTCGTCTCGGGCACGGCGACGACGGTCGGAAACTACGTGATCGACATCACGGCCGTCGACACGACGGGCGCTCCCGTGAAGGGAATGGGGTTCATCCAGGTCGACCCCAAAAAAGAATGA
- a CDS encoding ComEC/Rec2 family competence protein — MQHRSSRFFTLLILVSFVFLFQASSLFSASSASLASGLHTGNAQLRVTFLDVGQGDAILIRTREKTILIDAGNDVDHAAEDIILPFLEAAGIEKIDTAVITHAHRDHFGGFLTLVEALPIGEFIYSTESTVVSPGDPEATKGDDVLYKRLFRAIREKNIPLKKARMSDSFNWGSQVHVDLLHADHPHPAPAPGQPALTANDTSLVFKVTTGKIGYLFTGDATALVEREMIAEHPACFPLTVLKVGHHGSKTSSTNAFLNAARPDYAVFSVGISNSYNHPSPEVLERYASRDVKILRTDHDGTVDSRTDGSVVTFSSTQNGMGLRNILAMLDKAEMPYGISVAASRHEAVNALVLNSMKQFVAQGRFDDLADIFGGAASPAVDQAKASLETFLKFRRLHGEASGAERDLSAF; from the coding sequence ATGCAACACAGGTCGTCGCGCTTTTTCACGCTGCTGATCCTCGTTTCGTTTGTCTTCCTGTTTCAAGCCTCTTCCCTTTTTTCGGCTTCATCCGCCTCCCTGGCTTCAGGCCTTCACACGGGCAATGCGCAACTGCGCGTGACGTTTCTGGACGTCGGGCAGGGCGATGCCATCCTGATCAGGACCCGGGAGAAAACCATTCTCATCGATGCCGGGAACGATGTCGATCATGCAGCCGAAGACATCATTCTTCCCTTCCTGGAAGCAGCAGGAATCGAGAAAATCGATACCGCCGTCATCACTCATGCGCATCGCGACCATTTCGGAGGGTTTCTCACGCTCGTCGAAGCGCTTCCGATCGGGGAATTCATCTACTCGACGGAGTCTACCGTCGTTTCCCCGGGCGACCCCGAAGCGACGAAAGGCGACGATGTTTTGTACAAGCGCCTGTTCAGAGCCATCCGCGAAAAAAACATTCCTCTGAAGAAGGCCCGGATGTCGGATTCGTTCAACTGGGGATCGCAGGTGCATGTCGACCTCCTGCACGCGGATCACCCCCATCCGGCGCCCGCTCCCGGCCAGCCGGCCCTGACGGCGAACGATACGTCGCTGGTGTTCAAGGTCACCACCGGGAAAATCGGGTATCTGTTCACGGGCGATGCCACGGCCCTCGTTGAGCGCGAAATGATCGCGGAACACCCCGCCTGTTTCCCCTTGACGGTCCTCAAGGTCGGGCATCACGGCAGCAAAACCTCTTCCACCAACGCCTTTCTGAATGCCGCCAGGCCGGATTATGCCGTGTTCTCGGTGGGAATCAGCAACTCCTACAATCACCCGTCTCCGGAGGTTCTCGAACGGTATGCCAGCCGCGACGTGAAGATCCTGAGAACCGACCACGACGGAACCGTCGATTCCAGAACCGACGGCAGTGTCGTGACATTCTCGAGCACCCAGAATGGAATGGGACTGCGGAATATCCTCGCCATGCTCGACAAAGCCGAGATGCCGTATGGAATCAGCGTCGCAGCGAGCAGACACGAAGCGGTGAACGCCCTGGTGCTCAATTCGATGAAGCAGTTCGTTGCGCAGGGGCGGTTTGATGACCTTGCCGACATCTTTGGCGGTGCGGCTTCACCGGCCGTCGATCAGGCGAAAGCCTCTCTGGAAACTTTCCTGAAGTTCCGCCGGCTGCACGGCGAAGCGTCCGGGGCCGAACGGGATCTTTCTGCCTTCTGA